The nucleotide window TGGCATGGTACAAGGAGTAGGGTTTAGGCGTTTCGTCCAAATTCATGCGGTTAGGTTAGGAGTTAAAGGGTATGCAAAAAACCTTCCTGACGGTACAGTAGAAGTTATAGGGGAAGGACATGAGGAGTCCTTGCAGAAACTCTTAGAGCAGATAAGACGGGGCCCTCCTTTAGCTAAAGTGGAAAAAGTGGACGTTAAATTTGAAGACTATAAAGGTGAGTTCGACACTTTTGATACCTATTAAAATTTTTAAATGTGGTAAGCTTTTATTGTATAAGGTGTTTTTGTTGCACCAATGGTAAACACTGATTTGATTCCAAAGTACTGGTATAATATAGTCCCAGATCTACCTAAGCCTTTACCTCCTCCAAGGGATCCTCCAGAAGCAGAGTTTTCTAGGATAGAGCTATTAAAGAAAATATTGCCAAAAGAAGTACTAAGACAGCAGTTTACTATAGAGAGGTTTATAAAGATACCTGAAGAGGTAAGGGATAGATACGAGGCAATAGGTAGACCAACTCCACTAATTAGGGCTAAAAGGTTAGAAGAGTATTTAGGTACTCCTGCAAAAATTTACTTTAAGTATGAAGGTGCCACTCCTACAGGGTCTCATAAGATAAATACTGCGATACCTCAGGCATATTTTGCTCATGAAGAAGGCGTAGAACATGTTGTCACCGAGACCGGTGCAGGACAGTGGGGTACTGCAGTAGCGTTAGCAGCATCAATGTATGATATGAACTCCACAATATTCATGGTAAAAGTAAGTTATGAGCAAAAGCCAATGAGAAAGACTATTATGGAACTTTACGGTGGGAATGTTTATGCTAGTCCTACAGACCTTACTGAATTCGGCAGAAAAGTCCTGAAAGAAAACCCAAACCACCCTGGCTCTTTAGGTATCGCGATGAGTGAAGCAATAGAATATGCACTAAACCACGGTTATAGATATTTAGTAGGTAGTGTTCTTGATGTAGTCCTTTTACACCAGTCAGTAATAGGTATGGAGGCTATTGCCCAATTAGAGGAATTAGGTGAAGAACCAGATGTATTAGTAGGATGCGTAGGGGGAGGTAGTAACTTCGGAGGTTTTGCTTATCCTTTTATAGGAGCCAAAAAGGGAAAGAAGTTTATAGCTGTAGGAGCAGCTGAAGTCCCTAAGTTTAGCACCGGTAGATACGAATACGACTTCCCCGACTCAGCTGGACTCTTACCCTTAGTTAAGATGATAACATTAGGTAAAGACTATGTGCCTCCGTCTATTTACGCTGGTGGACTAAGGTACCATGGAGTTGCACCGTCGTTAAGTTTACTTGTAAGGGAAAAAATGATTGAGTGGAAGGAATATGAAGAGGAACAGATATTCGAAGCAGCGAGGCTTGTGATGAAAACCCAAGGTA belongs to Stygiolobus caldivivus and includes:
- a CDS encoding acylphosphatase: MLKRMYVKVYGMVQGVGFRRFVQIHAVRLGVKGYAKNLPDGTVEVIGEGHEESLQKLLEQIRRGPPLAKVEKVDVKFEDYKGEFDTFDTY
- a CDS encoding TrpB-like pyridoxal phosphate-dependent enzyme, producing the protein MVNTDLIPKYWYNIVPDLPKPLPPPRDPPEAEFSRIELLKKILPKEVLRQQFTIERFIKIPEEVRDRYEAIGRPTPLIRAKRLEEYLGTPAKIYFKYEGATPTGSHKINTAIPQAYFAHEEGVEHVVTETGAGQWGTAVALAASMYDMNSTIFMVKVSYEQKPMRKTIMELYGGNVYASPTDLTEFGRKVLKENPNHPGSLGIAMSEAIEYALNHGYRYLVGSVLDVVLLHQSVIGMEAIAQLEELGEEPDVLVGCVGGGSNFGGFAYPFIGAKKGKKFIAVGAAEVPKFSTGRYEYDFPDSAGLLPLVKMITLGKDYVPPSIYAGGLRYHGVAPSLSLLVREKMIEWKEYEEEQIFEAARLVMKTQGIVPAPETSHALRAVIDEALEAKKNNEKKVIVVNFSGHGLLDLGNYESIKRRIGNKK